Genomic DNA from Bacillota bacterium:
TATGTAATTGGGCTGGCAGATGCCTGGTCGCTGGACCCAGCGACGTGGGGTAACCAAGGGCCGATGAGGAACATTTTCAACGGGCTACTCCGCTATACGGCAGACGGCAAGCAGTTGGAGGGTGACCTTGCAGAGGACTGGTCGGTTAGTTCAGACGGCAAGACGTACACATTCAAACTGCGTCAGGGGGTCAAATTCCATAACGGGCGCGAACTCGTTGCGGATGATGTGAAGTACAGCATAGAGCGGGTGCTGAACCCCAAGACCAAGTCGGACGGCGCGTTTGCGTTTGCGGACGTGGTCGGGGCGCAGGAGTTCAACCAGGGGAAGGCCAAGGAAGTCTCAGGCATCCGAGTCGTTGATCCCCGCACTGTGCAGATCACTCTCAAGGAGCCCCTGGCCATCTTCCCGTATTTTCTAGCCATGAACTTCGGCTACGTGGTGCCGCGCGAGGCAGTGGAACAATATGGGGATGACTTCGCTCGTCATCCGGTTGGCACCGGGCCCTTCAAGTTCGAGGAGTGGAAAGAGGGAGAGTACATCAGGCTGGTCAAGAACCCGGACTATTTCGAGAGGGGTCTGCCCTATTTGGACAGCTTGGTGTACCGTATCATCCCCGATTCTGCCTCTTTGGCGATGCAGTTCGAAGCTGGGCAGGTCCACGAGATGTACCCCATTCCAGATTCGGTGTTCCAGCATGTGGTCTCAAGTGGGAAGTACCAGATCCTCAAACAGAGTCGCCCTGACGTGTTCGGGCTGGCCATGAATGTCAGGAAAAAGCCCTTTGACGATGTGCGGATACGTACGGCAATAGCGCATGCGATTGACCGCGAAAAGGTGGTACAGGTTCTGTTCTCCGGGGGACGGGCCCGACCGGCCGTGGGGCCTGTACCGCCAGGGCTGCTAGGGTACGATCCTCAGATCAAGGCCATAGGGTACGATCCGGCACGTGCAAAGCAACTTTTGGCAGAGGCAGGTTACGGCAAGGGGCTGGAGTGCGAGCTTTGGACCCTTTCCCGTGACGCTGAGAAACGCCTTGCCGAGTTCATCGCAAGCCAGCTTGCGGAAGTGGGCATCAAGGTCCAGATACGGCTCATGCAGACAGGGGCATTCTACGATGCCGTGTCCAGGGGAGACGCTGGCCTGTTCTGGTGGGGCTGGACCGCCGACTACGCCGACCCCGACACGTTCATGTACAGCCTGTTCAATTCCGCTAACTGGGGGATCAACAACCCGTGCTTTTACAAGAACCCCCGGGTGGACGAGTTGACGACCCAGGCGAGGCACATCACGGATGAGGCCCGTCGAGAAGCTATGTATAAGGAGGCGGCGCAGATAGTGGTTGACGAGGCCCCCTGGGCCTTCATATACCACACGACCGCTTTCTGGGCTGTCCAACCGTGGGTTCGGGGTGCTGATGCCCAGTTGCACGTCTACGGTTACCTTTCCCGCGCCAGGACATGGCTGGAGAAGTAACTCGGAGGGGGTGAGAGCCCCGCGGTAGGTGGGGCTCTCACCCTCAACAGGAAGTCACTGGAGGTGCTGGAGTGTCTACTTACGTGGCACGGCGCCTTCTTTGGGTCCCCGTGACCGTGTGGGGCGTCATCACGATTACCTTTTTTCTAATGTACATCATCCCGGGTGATCCGGCGCGCATATTGATTGGAGGGCATGTGGCGACAGCGGAAGGCCTAGCGCAACTACGTCACGAGATGGGGCTTGACCGGCCTGTCCTGGTGCAATATGCGGACTATCTCACCAAAGCACTGCGCGGAGATTTAGGCAGGTCGTTCCGGCTGCGCGTACCCGTTTCTACCCTGATACTTCAGCGCGTGCCCAACACGGCTGTCTTGGCAACCGCGTCGGTTCTGGTGGCGCTACTGGTAGCAATCCCGGTGGGGGTCCTTGCTGCGACGTCTCGAATCAGGGCTTTCGACCGCCTGGTAATTGCCCTTTCCACAGCGGGTGTCTCTGCTCCGGCCTTCTGGGTGGGGGTAGTCTCGTTGTACTACCTGGCCTTTCGCACGGGGTGGCTTCCCATCGGCGGTACTGGTACCATTGCCCACCTGGTGCTGCCCGTCCTGGTGCTGGGCCTTCGACCTACGGCCGTGTTGGCCCGGCTGACGCGTTCCAGCATGCTCGAGGTGGTTGGCGCGGATTATGTGCGCACTGCAAGGGCAAAGGGATTGGCTGAGCGAACGGTCATTTACCGCCATGCGCTCAGAAACGCCATCAACCCAGTCCTCACATACTCTGGACTTCTCCTT
This window encodes:
- a CDS encoding ABC transporter substrate-binding protein: MRNIFNGLLRYTADGKQLEGDLAEDWSVSSDGKTYTFKLRQGVKFHNGRELVADDVKYSIERVLNPKTKSDGAFAFADVVGAQEFNQGKAKEVSGIRVVDPRTVQITLKEPLAIFPYFLAMNFGYVVPREAVEQYGDDFARHPVGTGPFKFEEWKEGEYIRLVKNPDYFERGLPYLDSLVYRIIPDSASLAMQFEAGQVHEMYPIPDSVFQHVVSSGKYQILKQSRPDVFGLAMNVRKKPFDDVRIRTAIAHAIDREKVVQVLFSGGRARPAVGPVPPGLLGYDPQIKAIGYDPARAKQLLAEAGYGKGLECELWTLSRDAEKRLAEFIASQLAEVGIKVQIRLMQTGAFYDAVSRGDAGLFWWGWTADYADPDTFMYSLFNSANWGINNPCFYKNPRVDELTTQARHITDEARREAMYKEAAQIVVDEAPWAFIYHTTAFWAVQPWVRGADAQLHVYGYLSRARTWLEK
- a CDS encoding ABC transporter permease, giving the protein MSTYVARRLLWVPVTVWGVITITFFLMYIIPGDPARILIGGHVATAEGLAQLRHEMGLDRPVLVQYADYLTKALRGDLGRSFRLRVPVSTLILQRVPNTAVLATASVLVALLVAIPVGVLAATSRIRAFDRLVIALSTAGVSAPAFWVGVVSLYYLAFRTGWLPIGGTGTIAHLVLPVLVLGLRPTAVLARLTRSSMLEVVGADYVRTARAKGLAERTVIYRHALRNAINPVLTYSGLLLAYLLGGAVVIENVFAWPGLGKLLVDAMGSYDFPLVQGVVLFSASVIVLFNLLVDVLYAVLDPRVSYR